The genomic stretch TGGGGATTATGGCCGCGGGGATGATGTGGCTGCGTTGGTGAGAGATGATTACTCCAATGGTGGAAAGAGGAAGAGGGATAATGGAGAGAAATTGAGAGTTCTGGAGAAAAATAGGAAGGCTGAGAAGGAAACTAAGTTTAAGGTTAGGAAGAGTGGGGATGGAAGAATGAAGGATCATGAGGCAGATCCAGAGATGAAAGAGATGTGGGACACTATTGCGGGCGACAATTCTGAGGTTAGAATCATTTTCTAGTCAgttattttattcttaaattTGTTTCTATTCTTCAACTGGTTCTTGTAGTGTAGGCTATTGTCACGTGTTCCATCTACTTGTTGGGATGAAACGCATTGACGAGCCTTTGGTGGTAGATATTGCTAAATTGTACTTATATCGTATGGGTAAATTTGATAAATCTGATTTTGAACCTTTATTGGACATGATGAATTTACTGAAATTTTGTGAAGTTGTAGTTTGGCTTTTATATAGCGTGTTTAGCCAAATTTGGATTATATCATACTTTGTGAATATGACTATGTAATTTGATACCTTAATGAGCAGAATTCACGATTTATTGACCCAATATTAAGCACATCATTATTGCTCTTCTTTTGTTTTGATGGCATGCATCCTCAATGCTGATTGATTTTCACCCAAAATTATTCAGGAGGACCAAGAAGGTGTTCGGACTCTGGATGATGATAATTTCATCGATGATACTGGCGTAGATCCTTCTGACCGTTATGCAAGTGACCGTGAACATTCTCCAAGTCGAGCTCCTGAGGTTTGAATTACATCTTGTTTAGATTATGTACTTGTACTATAGTTCCGAATATTCAGTTCCTTTGTTATAAGTTAACTTTGTAAGATCTATAATCTAAACCTACATCTAAAAGAAAGTCAAATTGCTGCTGTTATATGTTTATTCTTCTGCATTTGCAGAACTATAAATTTTTTCTCTTGCATCCTTATTTTGTAGGCAGAAGAGGGAGAAGAGGATGATGAAATCAAGGATCTCTTTAAGGTTggaaggaaaaagaagaaaagtgaAAAAAGTCCGGCTGAAATTGCATTGCTAGTTGAGAATGTGATGGCTGAGCTCGAGGTGGTTGCAGAAGAAGATGCTGAGCTAAATAGACAGGGGAAACCTGCAATCAATAAGTTGAAAAAGCTTTCCCTTCTGACAGATGTTCTCTCCAAGTCAGTTGTTAACCCTTAAACATTCTGGGCCTCTTCTTATGCTTATAAGTTTCCCTTCAAGTTTCTGGCCTATACCATGCTCATATGATTCTAGTTAGATTTGTTTTAATGAGGATTGAGTATCATGCAGAAAGCAACTCCAGCAAGAGTTTCTTGATCATGGAGTTTTGACTCTATTAAAGAACTGGCTTGAGCCTTTGCCAGATGGAAGCTTACCGAACATTAACGTCCGTGCTGCTGTTCTGAAGATCCTAAATGATGTCTGTAATTATTTCTTCTTCGAAAACTGTTGTTCATTCAATGTGTTTAAACAGCTAGGGGGCTAATAGTTTGTGCTACTGCAGTTCCCAATTGACTTAGAGCAGTATGACCGCAAAGAACAACTAAAAAAGAGTGGTCTTGGCAAGGTCAGGGTTAGCTTCAATTTATGTTCTCATATCTTTGAATTTTGTCTACTAGTATTAAACTATTAATAACTGTTGAGAGTGAATGGTTGATCTGGCAAGACGATTTTCTTTCTCTATTTTGTCGATTGTCATTCAAAATACATTTTCTTTCTGATCTGCATTTATGTATATGTGCTTGCTGGCTAGCTTGGGGATTAAGCTGATGTTTAATCACATTTTGGCAGGTTATTATGTTTTTGTCAAAGGTTGATGAGGAAACTACTGCCAACCGGAAACTTGCTAAAGAGTTGGTGGATAAATGGGTAAAATAGCTACTATTCTCTTGTTTCATTGAAGAATTTGTCACTCCTCGATTGTTAGTCCTTGAAAATTGATATTTGCTGGTTTTGTTATGGTCTGAAGTTGAACCTTTCTTtctgagttttttttttctctgagAAGATGCTGAACTACTCTGTATCTAAATGAAATGAACACATGTTTGCTTGTACTATTTGAGAAAAGTGCATCATCTGTCAGTTGTTTGTTATTAGTAACAAGTCAGTTAGTCACATTGACTTTCTGGATGTAATTCATACAGAGCCGGCCAATTTTCAATAAGAGCACAAGGTTTGAAGACATGAAAAACTTTGAGGATGAAAGAAGTTACAGGAGGACACCtgtaaaaaagtaaattattatATACCCTGTAACTGGAGAGTTACTCTATGTTTGAAAACTCAATCAGCAGTGCCAACTAATTTCTGTTGTTGATCTTCAACAGGGTAGTGAATAATGCAGCAGGAAGGGCATCGCGGGATGATGACCTAGATTTTTCGCAGTAAGAATTAGTGCATTGTGGCTGTTGCTCCCTTTTTTGCATTGCAACTTCAACCTGTTTAATACTATCACGATGTTCGAATCAAATTATCTGCTCATGTAAAGTATCAATGTGTAGGGAGCGAAAATCTAGTCAGTCATCTTCGAGGCAACATGCCTCTAGGCCTGAAGCAATGTCCATGGACTTTATGGTCCGTCCTCAGTCCAAGGTTGACCCAGAAGCAGTGCGAGCCCGTGCTAAACAAATGGTACAAGATCAGCGTAGGGCAAAGGTTGGTAATTCTTTCATTAAACACGCAACTCTAAGATGGAATGCCAATTCTCAAAAAGAATATAGGGTTGAAGATATTGTTGCTATGTGATCCCTTGTTTTATATTTGCAGATGAACAAGAAGTTGCAACAGCTGAAAGCACCTAAGCGGAAACAACTGCAGGCTACAAAGCTCAGCGTGGAGGGTCGTGGCATGGTGAAATATCTGTAATCCTCTCATTCGGGTATTAACTAGGACGAGGTCGAGGGAACATGGTGCGTTGCTGGCAGTAACCAGTTTCTTGCCTGGGATGAAATGCGTTAGTGGAAGTGTTTGTTGTGTTGATCAATCTCCAATAATGTGTCGTATGATATGTATCCTTTCCATCCTGGAATTGGATACTGGAGACAATCTTTTTATGCTACTTTTCTTATTTCTCTTTTAAAGgaatgattatttttttttatgtcttTGTCTAATTTTGATCAAGTAGATTGCTGAGGAAATTTACTTTGCAGAATTAGTTACTGATCAAGTAGGCCTTCACGGTTAacctattttatataatttgagAGAATAATCAAAACAATAGCGATTTAGTATTTTCCATTTAAAGTCCatagaattttattattattagggGTATTTATTTGTGCGTAAATACACTAACTTTAatcattttttagtttttcctccaaactttattttttgaatacaaATACTATAAACTTTaaatttttctgatttttctcctacaaaaaaaatcaatattaatGTGGCAAATTAAAACTTATGTTGCAATCAAAACtatgttgttttaatttatttaacaaaataaaattctaCATTATTATTTCTCCCATTTCTATTTCCCTCTGCCTTCCTCCTTTACTGAAATATGTGGAGAGTTTTGTAAAGcataatttttctctctcttacgaCAGAAGGGGAGACTGATATGACAGAAGCCAGTTTCCACAACAAGTCCAATCATTTAAGCAATTACACAAACTATATGGAAAACTTGATGCCTTCATCATCAGCAGAAGTCCCTTTGAAGATCGCGAGCTTCCCCCTGTGTTCTAGGTGTTTTAAGGCTCGCATAAGAATAGTACGGTCCATACCATGAAGCTCTGCATACATCACAGTTATATcagagatatatatatatatatggtgtcGTTCAAATAAAAACTTCTTATTGTGAGAACTGTTGCACATAACTTATAACGTTTCTGTTTCTTTCTGAGTGATAGAAGCAAGAGTGACTAGTGGCAAGATAGCATTTACTAGATTGTGGATGACATATAATTCTACAACGTATCACTCTAAACGTTGGCTCACCTGATGACTTATCCAGCTATCATTTTTTAACAACAGGAGAGGCAAGTCTTAGCTAAAACGTTATTTAAAGAGTTCAAGTATACATATTACAACAGGTAACAGGACTGGTACGATATCTTATGCGACCGACAATCAGATAACTCCAAGGTACACGAGCATTGATTATATTGCATTTGCCTGGTTACGTAATGTGGATATTTATACCACCTAACAATGTGTTTCCTGCCATGGCGAAAAACGGGTAGCTTACCTGTCCCTCGAGACTCAATTCCTGAACGTATTTCCTCAACAGTCATCACACTGTCTTCAAGTCCATTATCCCTAACCTAATAAAAGGTAACGAGAAGAATCACACTCAAAACAAACTCGTGAGATAATTTTAAGGGGCAAAAAAAGGATAAGCAATACTCACAAAGCTTATTATAAGGTCAGCCCAATCAGGTATGCGATGCCAGAGGAGGAGACATTTTCTATGACTCTTATCCAACCATTCGGCACGTCCTGTCATGCAAAACTTATAGTGATCGAACAAGAGCTTTCATCAAATAGCAAAATGAAAACATACCTTCTGATACTAGGGCAGAGAGAAATGCCTCCCTAGCTTCATGACTTAGGGATCCTGCACAGATCACAAGCATATCACTACATTGGAAATGTAAAatgtattaataataaataGGAAAACGAGATTTGGTATGTGAGAAATCAGTTCATGCATAGCTCTCTTGTTATTTAATACGAATATAAAATATAGATCAAGTACAGGGAGCTAATAAGCATATTTTCTATGGGATTCGTCAACATTATAACAAGCTTGACCTTGATAAAATAGTATTTCTTGACATAGTCGGATACTCCTACAAAATACAACAGCTTCTTCTGATTAAGACATAAAACAAGCTCCCTTATTGTTACGGAGTAAAGACTACCCACACAAAGAAGCACGAGATGTGCTGAATATACTGgaataaaggaaaaggaacgGAGATTATTATTGCTGGAAATATGGAAGAACTAGAAAACAATCCTCGCGAGGAGGCCCTACGACAAAAGTCGTCCAATTGTGATCACGTCCAGAGATGCATTCTCTCTGCCCGTTCTCTCTATTTATAGACTTCTATCTCAGCTACTTGAAATTCAAAATACAAGAAAATAGGAACTAACTTAACAACCTAACAACCTGAGAAATTGATGCtaacaaattaatttgaaatcTTCTCTCTTGCTGTTGCTACTTAGTCGGCCATATCACTTCTCTTTCTCCCCTCTTATACGTTCTCCACTCTTTAACTGTATCAACTGGCCCATCCGTCAAAacagccttgtcctcaaggctgAAAAAAGGAAACTGCCCACAAACATCAGCTTCATCCATCCAAGTCGCCTCCTCAATGTCTAGCCCATCCCATTTTAGCAGGACCTGCTTTACCTGCTCTCCGTCTTGGTCCAACACCCGTCTGTCCACGACCCGCTCCGGTAAGATTGGGGGTTCGTAATCGGTCAGTCCCTCCGGCAACGTTGGTTCAGCTGTTTCTTCCCCAATGGCTCGTTTCAACAAGGAGACATGGAAAACCGGGTGAATTCGAGCGGAGGTGGGGAGCTCCAAACGGTACGCAGAGCCGCCAATGCGTGCCCTGATCCGGAATGGGCCGAAGTAGCGCGGTGCTAGCTTCCTATTTCGCACAGTAAAGAGTGTGGACTGGCGGTGCGGTCGAAATTTCAGGTAGACCATGTCGCCGATGTTGAAGTGAACATCGCGACGGCGCTTGTTAGCCGCGACAATCATCCGATTTTGAGCGCGTTGAAGGTGGTGGCGCAGGAGTTCCAGGGCGTCGTTGCGAGCTTGGAGTGTGTCGACAACCGCCTGAGCTCTGATTTCACCGGGTAGGAAATCATGGATGGTCGGGGGCGGTCGGCCGTAAACCACCTCGAAAGGCGTCGTTCCCGCGGAAGAATGGGCACTCGTGTTATAGCAGAATTCAGCCCAAGATAGCCACTTGTGCCATTGCTTCGGTCTATCTGATGAGAAACAACGGAGGTAAGTTTGCAGGCACCGATTTAGTACCTCCGTT from Salvia splendens isolate huo1 chromosome 15, SspV2, whole genome shotgun sequence encodes the following:
- the LOC121768746 gene encoding protein IWS1 homolog 1-like, with amino-acid sequence MAYENDAYRDEEGEPLVDFDDDGRSEGEQPHDLFDDIEDSVYDRRERSATPVLNDSSSKPRKRLIKKSAVKEPGPIDFGLDDDDDDDLGGDYGRGDDVAALVRDDYSNGGKRKRDNGEKLRVLEKNRKAEKETKFKVRKSGDGRMKDHEADPEMKEMWDTIAGDNSEEDQEGVRTLDDDNFIDDTGVDPSDRYASDREHSPSRAPEAEEGEEDDEIKDLFKVGRKKKKSEKSPAEIALLVENVMAELEVVAEEDAELNRQGKPAINKLKKLSLLTDVLSKKQLQQEFLDHGVLTLLKNWLEPLPDGSLPNINVRAAVLKILNDFPIDLEQYDRKEQLKKSGLGKVIMFLSKVDEETTANRKLAKELVDKWSRPIFNKSTRFEDMKNFEDERSYRRTPVKKVVNNAAGRASRDDDLDFSQERKSSQSSSRQHASRPEAMSMDFMVRPQSKVDPEAVRARAKQMVQDQRRAKMNKKLQQLKAPKRKQLQATKLSVEGRGMVKYL
- the LOC121768670 gene encoding vacuolar protein sorting-associated protein 25-like: MQTLGEFKLPHFFNYPPYFTLQPVKDTRERQIQLWKELILEYCWTHKIFVVGLDEDFPLFSNQVIERSLSHEAREAFLSALVSEGRAEWLDKSHRKCLLLWHRIPDWADLIISFVRDNGLEDSVMTVEEIRSGIESRGTELHGMDRTILMRALKHLEHRGKLAIFKGTSADDEGIKFSI